GCATGCGGGCAGCGCGGATGGAAATGGCAGCCTCCCGGCGGATTCAGCGGGCTGGGGATCTCGCCCTTGATCGCGGTAAAGGTCTTGTGGCGCGACTTCAGGCTGGGGATCTCGGCCAGCAGGGCCTGCGTGTACGGGTGGTTGGGGTGGCGGAAGACTTCTTCCACCGTGGCCGTTTCCACCACGCGGCCCAGGTACATGATCACGACGCGGTCGGACAGGTGCTCGACCACGCCCAGGTCATGGCTGATGAAGAGATAGGTCAGCCCCAGGTCTTCGCGCAGGTCCATGAAAAGGTTCAGGATCTGCGCCTGGATCGACACGTCCAGCGCGGCCACGGCCTCGTCGCACACCAGCATGGTGGGCTGCACGGCCAGGGCGCGGGCGATGCCGATGCGCTGGCGCTGGCCGCCGCTGAACTGGTGCGGATAGCGCTGGCGCAGGGCCGGGTCCAGGCCGGCGCGTTCCAGCTGGGCGCTGACGTAGTCGTCGAAGTCGCCGTTGCCGACCAGGCCGTGGATGCGGGCCGCTTCGCCCACGATCTCGTCCACGCGCAGGCGCGGGTTGAGGCTGGCGTAGGGGTCCTGGAAGATCATCTGCACTTGCAGGCGCGCGGCATGGGCCTGGGCCGAGTTCATGTCGGCCGGGCGCACGCCGTTGATGCGGATCTCGCCGCCGGAGGGCGTCAAGAGGCCGGCCGCGATGCGGCCCAGCGTGGACTTGCCGCAGCCGGACTCGCCGACCAGGCCGACCACTTCGCCGGGGTTGACGATCAGGTCCACGTTGTCGACGGCGCGGGTCACGGCGGGCGGCTTGGACAGGCCCAGGCGCTGCATGGCGCGCGTCGCGGGGCCGGTGGGGCGTTCGCCGAAACGCTTGCTGACTTGGCTGAGATCAATCAGCGGGGTAGGGGCGGTCGCGCTCATGCCATTACCTCGCTGGTCTGGATCGTGGGGTGGAAGCAACGCACTTTGTGTTCGGGTAGGGCCTGGGTGATGCCGGGCTGCTGGCCGCAGGCGGCGGTGGCGCGCGAGCAGCGCGCCGCGAAGGCACAGCCCGTGGGCAGGTTGAGCAGGTTGGGCGTCATGCCGGGAATCTGGCGCAGGCGTTGGCCGCGCCGGTTGTTGCTGGGCAGGCTGTCGATCAGGCCCACGGTGTAGGGGTGCTGCGGACGGTCCAGCACGTCGTCGACGGTGCCGTGCTCGACGATGCGGCCGGCGTACATCACCGCCACGTCGTCGGCCAGGCCGGCCACCACCGACAGGTCGTGGGTGATCCAGATCAGGCTGGTGCCGTGCTGTTGCGCGAGCTTCTGCACTTCGGACAGGATCTGCGCCTGGATGGTGACGTCCAGCGCGGTGGTGGGCTCGTCGGCGATGATCAGGTCGGGCCGGTGCAGCATGGCAATCGCAATGGCCACGCGCTGGCGCATGCCGCCGGACAGCTGATGCGGGTAGGCCAGCAGCCGCTCTTCGGGGCTGGGGATGCCCATCATGCCCAGCGTGTCGCGCGACAGGGCGCGGGCTTGCGCCACGCTCATCTTGTTGTGGGCGCGCACGGTCTCGATCATTTGCGCGTCCACCCGCAGCACGGGGTTCAGCGTCATCATCGGATCCTGGAAGATCATGGCGATGCGGTTGCCCTGCAGCTTGCGCAGCTCGCGCGGCGCCAGCTTGGTCAGGTCGCGGCCCTGGAACAGCACTTCGCCGCCGACGATGCGGCCCGGCGCGTCGACCAGGCCCATGATGGAGAAGCCCGTGACGGACTTGCCCGAGCCGGACTCGCCGACCAGGCCCAGGATCTTGCCGCGTTCCAGCGTGAAGGACACGTCGTCCACGGCGGGCAGCACGCCCGCGCGGGTATGGAAGTGGGTGCGCAGGTTGCGCACCTCCAGCGTCGGTGCGCCGGCAATATGGCGGTCGGCGCTCATTTGTGGGTCCTCGGGTTCAGCACGTCGCGCAGGCGGTCGCCCACCAGGTTGATCGCCACGATGGTGATCAGGAGCGCGATGCCGGGGTAGAAGCTGATCCAGTATTCGCCGGACAGCATGGTCTGGAAGCCGTTGGAGATCAGCAGCCCCAGCGACGGTTCGGTCACGGGCACGCCCAGGCCCAGGAAGCTCAAGGTAGCTTCCAGCGTGATGGCGCGCGCGATCTGCAAAGTGCCGATGACGATCAGCGGCGGCAGGCAGTTGGGCAGGATGTGCTTCAACATGATGCGCCAGTTGGGGATGTCCAGGCAGCGGGCGGCTTCCACGTATTCGCGGCGGCGCTCGACCAGGGCCTGGCCGCGCGCGGTACGGGCGTAGTAGGCCCATTCCAGGATCACCAGCGTCAACACCACGTTGCCCACGCCCTTGCCCAGGTAGGCCAGGATCATCATGGCGACCAGGATGGACGGGAACGACAGGATCAGGTCCACCAGGCGCATGATCAGGGCGTCGACCTTGCCGCCGGCGTAGGCGGCCAAGAGGCCCAGCAGCGTGCCGACGATGCCGGCGATGAGGGCCGAGCCCACGCCCACCACCAGGCTGATGCGCAGGCCGTACAGAATGCCCGAGAGCAGGTCGCGGCCCTGGCCGTCGGTGCCCAGCCAGTAGTGGAAGGTGTCCAGGCCGTTCATGCTGCCCGGCGGCAGGCGTGCGTCCAGCACGTCGATCTGCAGCAGGTCATACGGATTCTGCGGCGCGATCCAGGGCGCCAGGATGGCGGCCAGGATCAGCAGCGTGGCGACAGCCAGGCCCAGCACCGCCGTCTTCGACGACATGAACTCGGCCAGGTTGCGCCGCCACGGCGATTCGCGGCGCAGCGCGGGGGTAGGGTTCGGGGTAGATACGGCGCTCATGCCGAGGCCTCCAGCCGCACCCGCGGGTCCAGCACTTTATAAAGAATGTCCACGATCAGGTTCAGGGTCACGAACAGGCACACCACCACGATCAGGTAGGCCACGATGACGGGGCGGTCCAGCGCGTTCAGGCTGTCCAGGATCAGCTTGCCGGCGCCGGGCCAGGCGAAGATGCTTTCCGTGACCACGGCGAAGGCGATGGTGGAGCCCAGCTCCAGGCCCAGCACCGTCACCAGCGGAATCATGGTGTTGCGCAGCACGTGCACACAGACCACGCGCATGGGCGACAGGCCCTTGGCGCGCGCGAACTTCACGAAGTCCAGCGGCAGCACGTCGCGCACGCCGGCGCGGGTCAGGCGGATCACCAGCGAAATCTTGAACAGCGACAGGTTGAACGCCGGCAGGATCAGGTGGCGCCAGCCGTCGGCCGTCAGCCACGACCACTGGAAGCCCAGGAACTCCACGGTTTCGCCGCGGCCGCTGGCCGGCAGCCAGCCCAGCGACACGCTGAAGGTCATGATCAGCATCAGCGCGATCCAGAACGTCGGCAGCGAGAAGCCGACGATGCTGCCCGCCATGATCATCTTGGCGAAACGGCTATCCGGATACAGACCTGCGTACAGGCCCAGAGGCAGACCCACCACCACGGCCAACATCATTGCGGCGATGGCCAGCTCGAACGTCGCCGGCAGGCGCTGGATCACCAGTTCGACCGCAGGGATGTTGTAGACGAAGCTGTTGCCCAGATTGCCGTGCAGGGCGCCGTTCAGGAACGCCAGATACTGTTCCCACAGCGGCTTGTCCAGGCCGAGTTCGGCGATGATGCGGGCGCGGTCCACCTGGTCCACGTCCTGGCCGATCAGGATGTCCACCGGATTGCCGATGGCATGCAGGCCCACGAAGACGATCAGCGTCATCAGGAAGACCACCACCGCGGCTTGCGCGATGCGGCGCAGCAACCAGCCCGTCATTGCGCGGTCTCCGCTTGCGGGGCCGGGGCCGGCGTCCATTCGTCACCGAACACTTCGGGTTCGGAGAACGCTTCCATATTGGCGTAGTGCGTCTCCACGTCCTCGCGGTAGAACAGGCCGGCGATGCCTTGCGCCAGGCGCTTGGCGCCTTCGCTGATGGCCGGGATGTCGCCCGAGATCGTGCCCTGCGTCAGCGCTGCCGGGTAGGAGAAGCAATGCACGCGGTCCAGGCCGGGACAGGCGCCCGGGGTTTTTTCCTGCAATTCGAACACCGCGCCCAGGTCGGGCGAGTCATGCAGTTCCTGGTCTTCTTCGCCGGCCGGCGGCACGTAGCGGTCGCCCCAGGCGCGCACGTGCGGCGCCAGCGCGGCGAACTCCGGACGCACGGTCCAGTCGATGCGGAAACCCGTGGAGAAGATCAGGAAGTCCAGCACGAACACGCCCTTCGGCGTGGTGACGTGGATCTCGTCGCCGACCAGCGCCAGGTCCTGCACGCCGCAGCCCAGATTAAAGCGGGCGTTGGGGTGGCGCGAGACGCGCAGCGTGCTGCCGCGCGGCGGCGGCACCTGGGCGGCGTTGATGTAGTGGCGGATCTTCCACTTCCATTCATCGGGCAGGGTCAGGTGGCCGTGGGTCAGGCCGGGGTTACCCGCGCCCTTGCCCTTGTTGATGCGCGGAATGTCGTTGCGGCGGATCAGCAGGTCTACGCTGGCGGCGCCGGCTTCCAGCGCGGTGCCCGCGCTGTCCATGGCCGACGCACCCGCGCCCACCACGCCCACGCGCTTGCCGGCCAGGGTGTTGTAGTCCATCACGTCGGACGAATGCGCCCAGCGGTTGCGCGGCAGCTTCTTCGAAAAATCAGGCACATAGGCGCCGCCCAGGCCGTCGCGGCCGGTGGCCAGCACCACCCGGCGCGCCAGCACCGTGCTGCGTCCGGCGGGGGATTCGATGTCCAGCTGCACCAGCTGGTCGGCGCGCGGCAGCACGGCCAGGATGCGGTGTTCGTTGCGCACATCCAGTTCCAGCGCGCGGCGGTACCAGCGCAGGTAATCCATCCATTGCAGGCGCGGGATCTTGTCCAACGCATCCCAGGCCTCGGAACCGAACTGGGCTTCGAACCAGGCGCGGAAGGTCAGCGCCGGCAGGCCCAGCGCGGGGCCGGTCAGCTGCTTGGGCGAACGCAGGGTTTCCATGCGGGCGGTGGTGGCCCAGGGACCTTCATAGCCTTCGGGCGCCTGGTCGAAGATCGGGGCATTGATGCCCAGGTGCTTGAGCGAGGCGGCCGCGGCCAGGCCGGCCATGCCGCCGCCGACGACGGCCACGTCCAGCACGGGCTGGCCGTCGACGAGGCGCGGCGTGACCCAGTTCTTGGCGGGGATTTCCAGCCAGGACAGGTCTTGCCGCAGGCGCGCTTCCAGCGCGGCTAGGCCTTGCGGCGGGGTGGCTACAGGCTGATTCATATAGCAGGGGATTCCGTAAGAGGGGCGTCGTCGCCATAGATCGACTGCAGCAGCGCCGAATGCTCGGCGGCGTCGTGCAGGGCGAAGCCGGGCAGCAGGGCTGCGGCGGCTTGGGCCAGCGCGTCGACCATGGCCTGGCAGGCTGGCGTCGGCGTTTGCGACTGCGGGGTGATGACCCCGAAGAAAAAGGGAATGTCCAGGTCGATGGGCCGGATCGCCACGCCCGGCATGGGGGCGCCGTAGGCGGTGATCGGTTCCAGCACCGACACGCCCAGTCCGGCGCGCACGGCGGCCAGGGCGTTGACGGACGAATTGGTTTCCATCGTGCCCAGCGTCTGGGCGTTCTGCGCCAGCGCGGCGTCCAGGCGGCGGCGCAGGCGGTAGGGATTGGCCATCGTGATCATGCGGCGTCCAGCCAGCGCGGCGACTGGCACCACGGCTTGTTGCGCCAGCGGATCGTTTTCCGGCAGCGCGACCACACAGGGCGCTTGCCCGATCCAGTGCACCGTCAGGCCGCGATGCTCCAGCGGCAGGCTGGTCGCGCCCAGTTGCGCGGCGCCCGACAGCACGGCGTGCACCACGCGCTCGGGCGAGGCGCTGCGCAACTGGATGCGCGCGGCGCCGATCCGGTCCTCGATGCGCTTGAGCGCGTCGGGCACCAGGCCTGCCGCCAGGGCGGAGGTGGCGGCCATCAGCAGCGGCTGGGCCTGGCCGCGGGCGATTTCATCGGCGCGGCTGCGGATCTGCTGCATGCCCGCCAACGCGCGCTCGACGTCGTCATACAGCAGGAAGCCCTGCTCGGTGGGCGTCACGCGCGGGCCGCTGCGCGCAAACAAGGGATAGCCGATCTCGGCTTCCAGTTCCTGCAACAACCGGCTGATCGCCGGCTGGGAGCGTCCCAACAGCCGGCCGGCAGCAGTGACGCTGCCCGTGGACATGACGGCCGCGAAGGCCTCGAGTTGACGAAGTTCCATCTGAATTGATTTATGCCAAGGACGAATTCTTGCCCGGCAAGTATGCGCTTTGCAAATAATTAAAGCGCATAAGTAAATTCCCTGATGGGGTTTTCATCAGGGAATTTCATAACTGCTAGTTATTTCAAGGATTTAGAGCGCAAGCGGCTCAGCAGCCCGGTATCGGGCTGGCGGCATGCGGGTGCGCGCGGAGAGCCCGCGGGCGCGGAGATCCTGATCAGGCCCGGGTGCGCAGTGCGTCTGCAACCGAGTCCAGGGAGTACCCCAGGTTCTGCAGGACTTTGGCCGTGGCCGTGCGCGTGAATTCGTCGGACGCGGTCTTCATGAACGCCGCGATCAATTCTGGATGCTCTCGGGCGTAGCCCCCACCGAAAACCGCATCGATCTGGGTTTCGGCTGCCCGCAGATAGCTTTCGGTACGGCTCTGGGCAAGCGTGAACAGAGTGTCAAGGTTCGCTTCAATGAACTCGGGCATGAGAGGTCTCCAATGACGGCGGCAGGCCATTTCAAGGCTAGCACCAGGCCCTTGCGGCTGCCAACGACCAGAAGTTCAAGAATGCCCGCGCCCCTCGCGCCGGTAGTACAGATAGCGTTCGATTTCCGCTTGTTCCACCGCGGGTTCCAGCGAGCGCCACCGGACCACGTAGCCGCGATGCGCTGGCGGCATCCAGCCCAATACGGAGTACATCGTGACTTCGGTCTGGCCAGTATTGAATTCCGTCTCGAAGAATCCCTGGCGACTCGGCGGCTCGCTGCCGCAAATCCAGCTGGAATCTGGCATGGCGCTCTCCCGTACGGCTTCAATCCTACGCGCCGGTCCGGGAAATGGCATACGTTCTAGCCCCGATGCGGGCCGCGCCTGCCTTGTGTTAGAAACGTGGATGGGGCTCTTGCGGCATGATTGCCGCGATCTTTGCGAACCTTTGCAGTTCGATTTGGCGGATGCCGGTAGTATTCGTCCATCGAACCTCAGGAGCCCGTCATGCACAGTCAGCAACCCGCGCCCGAGCCGAACAAGCGCCGTTGGCCTTTTGGCTACGGCGAAGAGGAGTAAGCCGGCTGCCCTAGCCGATACGCGCAATCATGTTCACCGGACGCCCGGAAACGCATTCACCCAAGTGATCGTCACGTCGGGAAAGGCGTCC
The sequence above is drawn from the Achromobacter xylosoxidans genome and encodes:
- a CDS encoding ABC transporter ATP-binding protein — protein: MSATAPTPLIDLSQVSKRFGERPTGPATRAMQRLGLSKPPAVTRAVDNVDLIVNPGEVVGLVGESGCGKSTLGRIAAGLLTPSGGEIRINGVRPADMNSAQAHAARLQVQMIFQDPYASLNPRLRVDEIVGEAARIHGLVGNGDFDDYVSAQLERAGLDPALRQRYPHQFSGGQRQRIGIARALAVQPTMLVCDEAVAALDVSIQAQILNLFMDLREDLGLTYLFISHDLGVVEHLSDRVVIMYLGRVVETATVEEVFRHPNHPYTQALLAEIPSLKSRHKTFTAIKGEIPSPLNPPGGCHFHPRCPHAMPRCKTEVPTLKGIAINHLSACHLNDMA
- a CDS encoding ABC transporter ATP-binding protein, which translates into the protein MSADRHIAGAPTLEVRNLRTHFHTRAGVLPAVDDVSFTLERGKILGLVGESGSGKSVTGFSIMGLVDAPGRIVGGEVLFQGRDLTKLAPRELRKLQGNRIAMIFQDPMMTLNPVLRVDAQMIETVRAHNKMSVAQARALSRDTLGMMGIPSPEERLLAYPHQLSGGMRQRVAIAIAMLHRPDLIIADEPTTALDVTIQAQILSEVQKLAQQHGTSLIWITHDLSVVAGLADDVAVMYAGRIVEHGTVDDVLDRPQHPYTVGLIDSLPSNNRRGQRLRQIPGMTPNLLNLPTGCAFAARCSRATAACGQQPGITQALPEHKVRCFHPTIQTSEVMA
- a CDS encoding ABC transporter permease, which encodes MSAVSTPNPTPALRRESPWRRNLAEFMSSKTAVLGLAVATLLILAAILAPWIAPQNPYDLLQIDVLDARLPPGSMNGLDTFHYWLGTDGQGRDLLSGILYGLRISLVVGVGSALIAGIVGTLLGLLAAYAGGKVDALIMRLVDLILSFPSILVAMMILAYLGKGVGNVVLTLVILEWAYYARTARGQALVERRREYVEAARCLDIPNWRIMLKHILPNCLPPLIVIGTLQIARAITLEATLSFLGLGVPVTEPSLGLLISNGFQTMLSGEYWISFYPGIALLITIVAINLVGDRLRDVLNPRTHK
- a CDS encoding ABC transporter permease, producing the protein MTGWLLRRIAQAAVVVFLMTLIVFVGLHAIGNPVDILIGQDVDQVDRARIIAELGLDKPLWEQYLAFLNGALHGNLGNSFVYNIPAVELVIQRLPATFELAIAAMMLAVVVGLPLGLYAGLYPDSRFAKMIMAGSIVGFSLPTFWIALMLIMTFSVSLGWLPASGRGETVEFLGFQWSWLTADGWRHLILPAFNLSLFKISLVIRLTRAGVRDVLPLDFVKFARAKGLSPMRVVCVHVLRNTMIPLVTVLGLELGSTIAFAVVTESIFAWPGAGKLILDSLNALDRPVIVAYLIVVVCLFVTLNLIVDILYKVLDPRVRLEASA
- a CDS encoding flavin-containing monooxygenase yields the protein MNQPVATPPQGLAALEARLRQDLSWLEIPAKNWVTPRLVDGQPVLDVAVVGGGMAGLAAAASLKHLGINAPIFDQAPEGYEGPWATTARMETLRSPKQLTGPALGLPALTFRAWFEAQFGSEAWDALDKIPRLQWMDYLRWYRRALELDVRNEHRILAVLPRADQLVQLDIESPAGRSTVLARRVVLATGRDGLGGAYVPDFSKKLPRNRWAHSSDVMDYNTLAGKRVGVVGAGASAMDSAGTALEAGAASVDLLIRRNDIPRINKGKGAGNPGLTHGHLTLPDEWKWKIRHYINAAQVPPPRGSTLRVSRHPNARFNLGCGVQDLALVGDEIHVTTPKGVFVLDFLIFSTGFRIDWTVRPEFAALAPHVRAWGDRYVPPAGEEDQELHDSPDLGAVFELQEKTPGACPGLDRVHCFSYPAALTQGTISGDIPAISEGAKRLAQGIAGLFYREDVETHYANMEAFSEPEVFGDEWTPAPAPQAETAQ
- a CDS encoding LysR family transcriptional regulator, whose protein sequence is MELRQLEAFAAVMSTGSVTAAGRLLGRSQPAISRLLQELEAEIGYPLFARSGPRVTPTEQGFLLYDDVERALAGMQQIRSRADEIARGQAQPLLMAATSALAAGLVPDALKRIEDRIGAARIQLRSASPERVVHAVLSGAAQLGATSLPLEHRGLTVHWIGQAPCVVALPENDPLAQQAVVPVAALAGRRMITMANPYRLRRRLDAALAQNAQTLGTMETNSSVNALAAVRAGLGVSVLEPITAYGAPMPGVAIRPIDLDIPFFFGVITPQSQTPTPACQAMVDALAQAAAALLPGFALHDAAEHSALLQSIYGDDAPLTESPAI